In Chiloscyllium punctatum isolate Juve2018m chromosome 26, sChiPun1.3, whole genome shotgun sequence, the sequence AGCATGTTGCCCATGAGCTCGGAGTGTTCCATCAGCGTAGGGGCCCTGAGAATCTCCACCGGAGAGCACACGCAGCACTTGGGAAGGCTGGGAGGCCGGCAGGCTGCGAGCTGGTCAACTGTGTGGGTCTGTCGAAGACGTTTCCCTCCTGTTGGATCAGCGTGGCTCAGACCCACACACTGAACCTCCGAGGATTGGAGCTGTTTCGAGGGGTGGCACTGGGCAGTCTCTGTTGTTGGATAGGGCAGTTTCTCCTTATCCATATGCTTCAGCTCAATCTCCACTGGGGGGTCACTCTCCTTTTTCCGACTGGTAGAATTCCCATTCAGGAACTTGCCATATTTCACGGATGAGGTGCTGTCTGATGCCTGATAGTTTTTCTCGGACGGTCTGTCCTCTGGATAGAGCTGGCTGGTGGCATCCAGTGCACCATGTTTCAATGAGGCGTTTGGATCTCCTGTGCTGAAATCTGCCCTGTCTCTCATCTTCAGGTTCTTACTGTCCGATGGAGTCGCAATTAGAGTTGAATTGGGGAAGAAGCTCAAGGACTGGGGTTGATCTGGAGACAGTTTGATGTGAGGTTCTGATCGAGGCTTTTGCACCATGGACTGTTTCAGGAGCAGCAGAGAGTCGCACTGCCCCCCTTCCCCATTGGGATTGACAACGTCAAGCAGCTTTGGAGGGCCTGAGTAGCCCAAGTTGCCAGCGATGGCAATGTCGGAGTAGTCACGGTACAGGTCAATGCTGTCTGGTGGAAATATCATGGAGGTGGACAATGGATCATTGGCAGTGTCTGACTCTCTATCCTCGAGTGCTCCTACCCGCAGCCCGAGGGTTCCCTGGTGGCTGGCAGAGAGTGGCAAGGGTGAGTTGGGCAGCCCAGACTCGTCAAGGCCTTCCTCACAGCTCAAGCCTAATTTTGTGGCCCCCTCATTTGCTGGAGCAGACCATTCACTGAGTTTTCTGGGTCTGGCTTTCATGGCCATCAAGTGTTTGATGCAGTCGGCCTGATTGAGAGACAAGCAAGACCTCAACTGCACAATGTCTTGACAATTACTGTGCACGGCTTGCTCCAAAATCTCCTGCATCAGCACACACTCAGCCCTGGCTAAGAAACATTCAAACCCAAGCTGGCCAATGTCCTCTTTGCTGACCTGTTTTGAGATCACATATTCACTGATTCCTTTCTGTGTGTATCCCATCTTCACCAAGATCCCTTGAAGGACATCTGGAGGAAAAACTGGTTCAATGAAGTAGACAAAGGCTCCTGTGAAAGTCTGAAATAAATAGGATGTGGTTAGCTTTTTAAGGAAAAATAATCAAAGATTTTTTCTCCAATAACTTCCCTTCCACTCCCAAAggacccctcctgtctctcccaATTCCAATCGAAGGACATTAGTATAAACTAACCACCCTCTTAAATCTGCTCGAGAATTTAATAAGGTCAGCTTTGATCATAAACTCCACTTTAATTCCCAATCTCAGGAAATTACAGTCCAAAACTGGTCAGATCCTTAATggagggaggcaatggcctagtggtattatcgttaGACTATTAACCCCGAGACCAAGGCCATGTTTTGGGTGATCTGGaatcaaatcctgccatggcagatgatggaatgtgAATTAAAAGAGAAGTCGAGAATGGCTCACTAAGTCTTTCAGAAAGGAAACTGCCTTCCTTACCCAGTTTGGCCTGTGAGACTTTgactcacagcaatatggctgactcttaactggcctctggaGGGATGGACTATAAATACTGGCTACATCTTATAAATGAgcttaaaaaaagaaaaaggctCTCTTTTGGTAACCCTTCCCAAGGTATCGAATTCTAAAGAATCAGACCCCTCATAGTGAagaaatcctcctcatctctatccaaaaTGGTTGAGTCCTCAACCTTAGAATTTACAGCAAAGCTAAAAACTTTCTTTCAGCATCAGCCCTGGAACTTCAAGCTATGAatactaataaaagaaaaattgttggagaaattaatgggattTCCTGGATCTAATGGTCTATGGTTTAGAGTTCGAAAAGGGTTGGATGCAGAGATGGTGCATGGGTGGCTTATGACCATCCAAAATTCCCTAAGTTCCAAAAACTTAAAAATTTCAATGAGACCCAAACTTGAGACTAAAGGTCTactccatgtagctgtttcttatAGGAAAACCTCTTATCCCAGGAATAAGTTCAGTGAACCTCCACTGAAGCCCCTCTGCAGCAAATAAAACCAGGCTAAAAGATTTTGGATGCTAGCCTTTTGCAACATATACAcaactccctctgtgctgcagctttctgcaaccttttcccatttaaataacattcagcttTTCCATTGTTCCTGCCAAAGTTCATAATGTCACAACTTCCCatattgcattccatctgctaaGTTTTTTGCCCACTTGGTTAATCTGTCCatatcttaaaaatgtgttgctggaaaagcgcagcaggtcaggcagcatcaaaggagaaggagaatcgatgtttcgggcatgagcccttcttcaggaatgaggagggtgtgccaagtaggctaagataaaaggtagggaggagggacttgggggaggggcattggaaatgtgataggtggaaggaggttaaggtgagggtgataggccggagagggggtaggggcggagaggtcaggaagaagattgcaggtcaaggaggcagtgctgagttcaagggatttgactgagacaatgtggggggaggggaaatgaggaaactggagaaatctgagttcatcccttgtggttggggggttcctaggcagaagatgagtcgctctttctccaggcgtcatgttgcggtgatggaggaggccaaggacctgcatgtccttggtggagtgggagagggagttaaagtgttcagccacggggcggttgggttggttggtgcggatgtcccagaggtgttctccgaaacgttccgcaagtaggcggcctgtctccccaatgtataggaggccacatcgggtgcaataaatgatgtgtgtggaggtgcaggtgaatttctgatggatattgaaggatcccttggggccttggagggaagtaaggggggaggtgtgggcgcaagttttgcatttcttgcggttgcaggggaaggtgccgggagtggagattgggttggtggggggtgtggatctgacaaggaagtcgcagagggagtggtctttccgaaacgctgataggggcggggagggaaatatattcctggtggtggggtccgtttggaggtggtaggatgatccgatgtatctggaagttggtggggtggtaggggaggactagtggggttttgtccttgtggcgattggaggggcggggctcaagggcgaaggagtgggaagtggaggagatgacatggttgatgatgctctccactgcatctcctccacctcctggaccaatcaacccaaccaccccgtggctcaacacttcaactccccctcccactccgccaaggacatgcagatccttggcctcctccatcgccgcaaCATAACGCTTGGAgaaagagcgactcatcttctgcctaggaaccctccagccacaggggatgaatgcggatttctccagcttcctcatttcccctcaccccatcttttctcagtcccagccctcagactcagcaccgcctcc encodes:
- the LOC140496279 gene encoding uncharacterized protein; protein product: MGGCSKAELYQKFLASYQKDFVSGSLCPCAGGEQLRRGKELLDSMAAPRQRFPLLDFYRLALGFVEAKSGEGSGQQSLFALGKALELLELICINLYLWPWRKEIKSIKTFTGAFVYFIEPVFPPDVLQGILVKMGYTQKGISEYVISKQVSKEDIGQLGFECFLARAECVLMQEILEQAVHSNCQDIVQLRSCLSLNQADCIKHLMAMKARPRKLSEWSAPANEGATKLGLSCEEGLDESGLPNSPLPLSASHQGTLGLRVGALEDRESDTANDPLSTSMIFPPDSIDLYRDYSDIAIAGNLGYSGPPKLLDVVNPNGEGGQCDSLLLLKQSMVQKPRSEPHIKLSPDQPQSLSFFPNSTLIATPSDSKNLKMRDRADFSTGDPNASLKHGALDATSQLYPEDRPSEKNYQASDSTSSVKYGKFLNGNSTSRKKESDPPVEIELKHMDKEKLPYPTTETAQCHPSKQLQSSEVQCVGLSHADPTGGKRLRQTHTVDQLAACRPPSLPKCCVCSPVEILRAPTLMEHSELMGNMLQDGGGQIVREPPQSFYIPPGSLEAGPPSAVSCNISGSQICPHCSLGPSASQRHIMTNDCLEIQELLIGESPDPYICVSKLPEGSVSLIDGKSVRCSHCRQDEDL